ttaaaaaagacattaaCACAAATTTCTCTTTCTGTGATGAATATTCAGAAAcagctttacatttattttggcaTTTTTCTCACACCAAGAAATTCTGGCAAGACCTTTGCCAATGTGTCGATTTAAAGACTTTAGATTATTATGGGAAAATGGTGTTTCTTCACAAACCcaagaaatgaaaacatttttaattcatggatgtaaatttaacaatacaAAAACGTATATTGTTTTCCTGAAGGATACTACTTTCTAAATCGACTAACAAAAAGGCCATCAAGGCACTCACAtctgtatgttttataataGTTTTGTCTCGTGTGATATACCCCTGGATATTTGTATATACTATCCCCTGTGTTCTTTTGCttgattaaaataatgtaactatttgtaaatctgtaaaatgtaaaaagaaaataacctCAAAGAGCAACGGTATGTATTTTACAGTTTAGTAACAGGTTCATCAGTTGTTTTGTTCAACAAGTTGAACGAACAAACGGTTAATGAAAGTGTGCTGCATTCACGTAACCCGCGTAAACTCCGATGTTCAGCGATCTATAGCCGTTAACACGAGCTGCCACTTTTTTAAGTTACATGCCTGTGGTTACAAATTATAAAACAGTTGACATGTTGTAAGATTGGATTTAGACGTTAGACATTCATGTGATGTAAACGAATAAATAATACAGCGTTACATAACCTTTGCAGGAGAATAATTAACGTTTGCCATCCTGTGAAGCTTCAGTTTACCGTTATTCTCTACATCAAGTGAAGCCGACACTTTAGTCACGTGACTGCACGGATCACTTCCACCAAAACACCGAGGAGGAACCGAGTAGTTTGTAAACAACTGCAAGAAAGGTCTGACAGTCAGCCAACTTCTAAACCGTCGAGCAAAATCTGAAGCTACACCAAATCATCGCTCACCTGTCCGACCGACAGGCCGTCTCAATGCATTACAGAGGACCAAAAACACCGCGGGGATCATGGATGTGTCCGATTTGTTTAGTAGTTGCAAAAAGGGCGACATTTGTAGAGTCAGGTAAACAACGGCTCAGCTGACGTTTTGGCTATAatgtctttgcatgtgtgttacGAATGCAggtattttctgttttcctcaggACTGTGTTACAAAATAGGAATAGCTTTCATGCATTTGGCCCGCTCTGCATTGCTGTCTTGCAAGATATAGAAGTAAACATTGAGGTAAACAAGGAAGCCAGggttgctaacgttagctcttGGTGAGTCAGCTGGTAACTTTAGCCACCGTTGAAGTTGGTATTTAAAAATTAGTTTCCAGATGCAACGTAGGTAAGATACTATCTGTCAGTGTTGGATGGCCTATTTACCAGGACGAAATGTTTGACGTTTTGTATACATTGTAGTCAGTGGCTCAGTTTATGGCAGGTTGTGACTGTGCGCAGTACACCACTGTAACCactcatttctttttctctccaagATACCTTGTTGAACAAAGAGACGTGGACCTCAATGTGAGAGATAAATGGGACAGCAGCCCTTTGTAAGTAGGCCTACAATTTAGTCAAGTAGTCTACTTCTCTGGCTAACACAGCATCATTATCCTAACAACTTAACATGTGAATGCCATTGTTCTTCAGGTATTATGCTTGTCTCTGTGGTCATGATGAGCTGGTCCAGTACCTGTTGGCTAGTGGTAAGGTTGTTTGTTAAGTAATGCAAACATAATAAAAGCATTATAATCACACTGAAATCAATGTTCTGCGGTATAATCGTAGTTTTCTTATCTTTGCTTTGCTTTCAGGTGCCAAGTGTGAAGCCAACACGTTTGATGGCGAGAGGTGTATGTACTGCTGTCTGAATGATTCTCTTCGACACCTGCTCAAAGAATATAAGTGTATCACTATACGCGCCATGCAGCGGGATGATTTTAACTACTTCCTGCACATGTAAGTTGTCCATTAATTTTAAAGGAATTCCAAGTCATTCCCCTCAGCTGTTTTAGTAGTTTACAGTAAAAAGAAACGTGAAAATGAGGAGAATTACCTGCAAAAGTACAGTTTAGTACTTATACAGTTTGTGTACAATCTAcacgtttgtgtgtttttgccgTACAGGTTACTGGAGCAGGGTCAACACAGCGACGTCAAGTTCCTGGTCCATGGACATATATTTACAGCCCACCAATGTGTTCTCAGTGCACGCTCAGAGTACTTTACTGATATGTTTGAGACCAAATGGAAAGGGAAGAACTTGATCACCCTCAAACACCCTTTGgtagataaaaatatattttctggtTGATTAATTCTGTGTTGCAgcgtgttgtttttgtttctagATGGGTGTGTCTAATGTACAAACATACAGGCATATCGTGTCTTTCTACATCTGTATGGCTTTCATTTCAGATCAACCCTGCAGCCTTTGGAGCCATCCTGCAATATTCCTATACAGGTGAGCTGCAAATATTCAGGCTTCTACATTGGTCACAGTATTTAAGAATGTGCAAGAAAATTCAGTCTGTAAattttctttatgtgtttatgtgttacAAAGGTTTATCATTCTGGATTAATTAGAGACGCAgtaagatttttcttttcattgcatgttcaaatatttttattttgtatctgtaaataaatacattaccaaaattaatcaaatcagaAAACTAGGAATTAAACAAATTAACAAGTTTATACTCTGGGtctgttattatattttctggttttctgatttgatttgccaaattaattatattttactatatattaatatgcttttgatatgatgatatgaaaACCTATAATTCTAACTAAACCTTTTTAATTTACTGAATGTTTGATTTAAGGTACCTTTTAAAGGTCAGGATTCAAATTTTGTCCATATGAACATTGAAACATGAACATCTTTCTGAAATCAATTAAACGAACGAAATAAGAAACgcagaaaactaaaaataaagattttttcaAGGTCCTTAGTCTTTAGTCctgcaaagcaaaacaacaaaactaatgAGTTTGAGTAAAACCTTTTTCATGCACTCTTTTTCTTAATGTTACAGGACGAATGGATATTGATATAAGCCTCGTGGAGGACTGCAGACGACTTGCTAAACAGTGCAAAATGGAAGATCTGATAGAGGAGCTGGAGAATAAATGCAAACAGTTGTATGAATTTGGTAAGACAGTACTCTTTGTTCAGTTTCTGCTAATGGATTTACCTTTTTCCACTTAAGTGatgtctgtcttgtctcttttttttctttcttttcttatacTGAAGTGTCCAACAAGCCAGGAATCTGTGTGAAGGTTCTCAGCCTGGAACCTCACATCGGTCGACTTCAGGAGGAAATGGCTCAGTTAGCAGACTGTGCACTTCCCATTGAACTAAGAGTAAGGACATGATGGCAAGAAAACACTATAGCTGCCATTATATCAGTTTACAGTttaggtataatatgtaactttaccacattaaaatgtctaaaaacgactAGACCTATGTTGTATATTTTGTCGAGTTGTGCACTTACATTTTCCAGCATTTTTAAACCTAgaaaaatctgtcattttaatcaaagtaATGGTCCATTTCATATCCCCagtgttgtggttgtctgccaaAAGCTCATAATATACTTTTTATGCAGCTTTAAGCCACATATTTacgatacactttttagatttaTATATTAGTGGTTTTTTTAGTTATATATTTTAACctgatgaaggattttagtcttCAAACGTCTGGATATTAAGTTATCAGGGAAACAAGCTGTGCAAAATATAGCATCCTGTTCCAACCAAACAGCATCAGAAAATCACTGATTTTGAACTTTTTTGTGTCACCAAACTTCGtcctttgttattgttttgattgagacaCCCCTATGATGGGGAATTACATGTTGTGAGTGTAACAAGCCtatttttattgtctttttcctGTTAAATCTCCGCAGGTTGGATTTGGTGAACTTCCCTTTAACAGAGTCGACCGCTTCCCTACTTTTCCTGACATCTGCTTCAGAGTCGATGGTTTCAACTTCTTGTGTCATAAGGTACAAACCTTACACAACATTTCTCAGTCAGATTACAGACCCCCACACCCTGTCACTCAAATGATTTTGATGATATTAGagtttaattgtgtgtgtgtgtgtgtgtgtgtgtgtgtgtgtctccaggcgTTTTTCTGCGGACGTAGTGATTATTTTAAAGCCTTGCTGGAGGACCACTTCAGTGAAGGAGAGCAGCTGCAGTCCCATCCCAGCACCCCAGTGATTACTTTACACAACATTTCCCATGAAATATTCATCCACGTCATGTATTTCATCTACACTGATGACACAGAGGTTGGTTCACAATTTATATCTGATAATATTTTGTGGAATTGATTAGCAGGGATGCAAACGTGTCAttcagtgagagaaacaaaaagatctCGTTAGTACACCAGCCGAGAAGTCATACAAAAGACGAGGAAACAGAGGCATCACCTTTTAAGGACCAATTTATGGTTATCAAACTGGTTTCCTACttacaggtttttttttatgctaaAATGATTTGGTAATAATACTTTCTTCAGCGCTCTTTCTGttgtatttcacattaaaactttactatatttttttacacttttaaactTATATAACCAATAACCTTAGTTATTGTGTTTGCATCCTTGAGCTATgcaaaatactaaatatttaaactatATATTGGGTGGGAATATccaccaaaaagaaaaataacattttcatgacctttgaaaatgtaaactgtggttgtgagaaaaacaaactccTTAAACAACAATAGTAATGTTACTTAAAAGCTCATCAATATTATCTGACTGCTGACTTGACTTGTGTCCAGTTAATAACAGAGATCGTTTTTGACGTGCTGTGCGTGGCCGACATGTATCTGCTGCCGGGGTTGAAGCGTCTTTGCGGGAAGACTCTCGCTAAGACCATATGTGAGGACAATGTTGTGTACATGTGGAAGATGGCCAAGCTTTTCCGTCTCTCTCGGCTTGAGGATCAGTGCACTAAGTTCATGGCGAAGATCATCGAGCAGGTGGGTGTCTGTTTCTCCCTGTGTTGACACTGGAGGGGGCTTTATTTTGTATGGATAACAACAGTGTCTGGGATATCACAGCTGGTGGCTGAAGTGCAAACAACATTTCATGTCTGTACGttgaatatgaagctggagccagcagtTACTGCTCCTGGTCAAGAATAGTTCAACATGTAACTCCCCATTTTCACCTTGGGCTAATTGTTTCCCATTGTTTctagtcttaatgctaagctaaccaagTCCCAGCTCTTGCTTCATACTTAGCAGACAGACATGAATgttattgatcttctcatccaactcttggcaagaaagcaaataagcgcatttcccaaaatgccaaattattcctttaaagagCTCCCACAAAAGGTAATTGGCTTCTGAAAAACACTAAAGATACTGTCCCTGGTACATCTATCATTGACATTATATTAAAGGTCACAGTAAAGACAAACCTCTGAGGCCATATAATTATACTTGTTGTGTCTGGGAGCTACATGAGCTAGATCCCAGTTTTGGCAATTTAACAGAAATTTCAACCTGCAAGTTGATGTTCTAGTCGGCCAGGCTCAGTTCCCCCCTCATAATAAATTCACAcctgtgtacctgtctgtcGCAGCTGGTGGAGCAGGCTGAGTTTGCAGAGATCATCAAAGAAGATGCTGCGTTGTTGGAAGATAGACATGAGAACGACTCCATCCCCCTGGTGGACGAAATTCGTTACCACATCACCAGCAATGTGCAGACTTACAGTGTGATCGAGGAGGCCAATCAGAAACTGGAGGCCTTGGAGGAGCTGCTCTCCAGCATCAATATTGAATGCTGAGGGGTCAACAGGTTGTGGTTTGTGGCTGCAGAGCTTGAATTTGGAaactttaaatgtgaatgttttggGATGAGCCATATGGTGGTGCAAATATCTGTAGACGGTCTTTatgttttgtcagttttattttatttacattatattgtacagaatatatattttttaaagggtgttctGATGCATACTCAGAAAAAGCTCAAATGATTCTTTGAGTGAGACTGTATCAAAAGATACTTGGTGTAAAGAACTTGGTGTATATATTTACAGCTATATCTTTCAACTACAAATGCATGGGTTTATTTTAGGCATCTGCTAGAATTTAGACTTGCTGATTATTCAgctcttttaaaatgtactttaaccTCAACAAAGTTCAgaagaaactttatttttatgctAAAAGGAACAGACACGCACTTGATAACAATGGGTTAAAAAGACGAAATATAAAGTATGTTCACTTCAGTGAcccagaaaatattttttaatacgTTTAGATCCTAATTTTAAGttgaaaataatagttttatgATGTATTTCATGTGCAGAAGcaagcaacatttattttggatttGGCAGCTGAACC
This window of the Cottoperca gobio chromosome 7, fCotGob3.1, whole genome shotgun sequence genome carries:
- the abtb1 gene encoding ankyrin repeat and BTB/POZ domain-containing protein 1; the protein is MDVSDLFSSCKKGDICRVRYLVEQRDVDLNVRDKWDSSPLYYACLCGHDELVQYLLASGAKCEANTFDGERCMYCCLNDSLRHLLKEYKCITIRAMQRDDFNYFLHMLLEQGQHSDVKFLVHGHIFTAHQCVLSARSEYFTDMFETKWKGKNLITLKHPLINPAAFGAILQYSYTGRMDIDISLVEDCRRLAKQCKMEDLIEELENKCKQLYEFVSNKPGICVKVLSLEPHIGRLQEEMAQLADCALPIELRVGFGELPFNRVDRFPTFPDICFRVDGFNFLCHKAFFCGRSDYFKALLEDHFSEGEQLQSHPSTPVITLHNISHEIFIHVMYFIYTDDTELITEIVFDVLCVADMYLLPGLKRLCGKTLAKTICEDNVVYMWKMAKLFRLSRLEDQCTKFMAKIIEQLVEQAEFAEIIKEDAALLEDRHENDSIPLVDEIRYHITSNVQTYSVIEEANQKLEALEELLSSINIEC